CGGGATGATCTCTATACAAGCCCAATTGGCCGAGTTGGCTCAGGATTTCCACGATTTTATCCAGCGGGATATCATGGCTAAACAGCTCCAGTTAGCGGAGACGAGACTGGTAAAGGTGCGGCAGGAACTTGAGAATAATTTTGGTCACTATGATGAAATCCGGCGGCGGACTACCGGCATCATCCAGACAGTGGATGTCAATATTGTGCGGCAGGAGACCATTTGCAGCGTAACGGAAGAATTAATGCTGGCAGTTCCGCGCTATTGGCTCGCCCCGGGTCTGATTGCCCTGGCTGCCTGGCTGAATGACAATCAATTGCTTGCCGAACGTGCCGTGCGGGAGGCGCTGCGCCGGGATGATGAGAAAACTTCGCTATTTTTCGCCTTGGTATGCCGGCGCGGCAGCAGGCTTCAGGCAAGCCGGATCTGGCTCGAGCGCTATCTCAGTCTGCAAAATCCGCAGGCACTGGACAGGCAGATTGTAGTATTAATCGACGCCTTTGCTAACGGGGTGTTTGGACCCGATATCCAAGGTCAGTGCGTAAAGCCCATAGAAGCATGGATTCAGGATCTTTCTGCTGCGCCAGGTTTTAGGGAGGAACAGCAAAACCTGTGGACCGCGGCCCTGGAAGCGAAACTGGCTGACAGCGATATTGGCGGGTACCATTATCTTCGCCAGTACAGTCCTGAATGGGATAAGCTGCAGGCGGCATTGATTGGCGCAAGATGGCATCAGATGATTTACGATGATTTTGCAGCACTGTTTATGGCTGCGGCAGAACCTGAGCCGGATCTGATCGCAGCCGTTGATGACTTATTGGCTAAGCTGGCGACCTGCTTTGATAAAGAAGAACTTCCGTTGCGGCGGGATGAGCGCCTGCTTTTGCTGATTATTGAAGAACAGGGTGATAAAAAGGCGGCCCAGAGCCGTTATGAGGCGGAATGCAAGGCACTCGATGAAACGATCGGTTTCAGCCAGCTGTTAACGAATTTTGCTCTGCATCCTGCACTGTCTCAAGCATCTAAGGCGACACAAAGGCTGGCTGTCGCCCTGTCCCGGGACTGGATTATTAGGGCTTATGACCGCATTGCGTCTCAGAGACGGTCAGAAGCGCCGCAGGAGATTACCATATCTATTGAAGGGTGGCGCGGGACGATCCCAGTCGGCGCTAATGGGCAGGAATTGATCGATTCCCTGGACAATTATCACCGGGAGCAAATGGAACAGGCTCTCCAGTCAACAAAACTGAATTTGCTGGATTGGTTTGCGGTTATCGCCGGTATCGATTTTCTGATTTTAGGCGCTTATTTTATGAATTTCTTTTATTTTGCCATCGGCCTGGGCGGAGTTATCTGGTTCTTATCGGTCAGGCAAAAAGTACGTAAGTATAGAAGGCAAACCAGTGAGGTTTTAGCCAGACTGCGTGATGATTCACGGCAAATATTGCAGGCGGCGTTAGCTGAGGCGGCGGAATGGCAGCGCAGCTATGCTGCAGGGGAAGCAGCAGCGGCGAAGGTAGGGCAGTTATTAACTGCGATTACCCCGGAGCGGTATATTTTATCCAGGCAGGACATTGCCCGTCCGGCGATAACCCGGGCGGTGCCACAGGGGTGAGGCTATGGAAAGGCAACTTCCCGATCACTACAGGATTACTTTGGGCATTCAACAGCCGGAAGAAGAGCGGGAAAGCCCTGGCGGCAGCGGCAGCAATGCCCGCGGCAGGATGGAATCACCGCTGGCTTCCCGCTTTCCCGGCTGGGATCTTTTGCCCCCGCCCCGTCTCAACTGCAGGCGGGAAACCGAAACACGTTGAAAGGCGCTTGGCGCCTTTCTTTTTTTTATGCATCCGGCGGGTCAGTCATAGTTTTATCATATTTCTCCCCTATAATTTAAATCAGAACCCGGGAACCCTAAAAAACCAAGAGGGGATATAGTATGAACAATATAGTAAAGAAAACCATTGTCTATTCTCTGATAGGCATTATGCAATTGGGATGGGGCATGACCGCTTTAGAGGCGGCATCCAGACAAGACCGATGTGAGAAAAAATATGAAAAGCGTCACGTAACCCGGGCGCAGCGGGTCAGAGAAGAAAATGAACGGCATCGGCGCGAGATGCAGCGGCGTCACCATGAAAGCGCGCGTGACTGGCGTGAGCGTCAGAAACGGGAAAAAGACCATCATGAGGAGGTCATGAGAACGATTGGAGGCTTGGCGCTGCTGGCGATCATACTGAACAATGCTGATGGCAATTAGAGGGTCAAAAACGGCTGACTCTGCGGCAGCACCATGGAATATACCGGTGGTTATGGAAAATTAAGATTTTGTCAAATTTACTTGATTATACGAAACAATCGCGGTATAATTGTTATCAATAATACAATGAACAGAGACATTATACCGTTGTGGGAGGATTGACAATTCCATATCCATTGGCGAGCAGAGACGCTCCATTCGGGTGAAGAGTATTTCACTGGATGAAGCGTCTTTCTTTTGTAGTTTTGAAGAAGGGAGGAATGCGGTTGATTACACTGCAGAAAGTAAATAAGTTTTTTGGCCGGAATCATGTTTTAAAAGATATCGAGCTGACCGTCCGGACCGGAGAAAAATTGGTGGTGATCGGTCCCAGCGGTTCGGGAAAAAGCACGATGATCCGCTGCATGAATCTGCTGGAGCGGCCCGACAGCGGCCAGGTCCTGGTGGATGGGGTCAACATCACCCCAGCCGATGCACCGGTCAATCAGGTGCGGCAATCCGTCGCCATGGTGTTCCAGCAGTTTAATTTGTATCCTCATAAAACCGTATTGGAGAATCTGACCCTGGCGCCCATGCTGGTCAAAGGCGTCAAAAAAGAAGAAACCGAAGAAACCGGCATGGCCTTTCTGGACAGGGTGGGCCTGAAAGAGAAAGCCTTTGCCTATCCATCCCAGCTTTCCGGCGGCCAGCAGCAACGGGTGGCTATCGCCCGGGCTCTGAACATGCATCCCAAGATCATGCTGTTTGACGAGCCTACCTCAGCTTTAGACCCGGAAATGATCAAAGAGGTGCTGGATGTCATGGTGGACCTGGCCAATGAAGGTATCACCATGGTGGTGGTGACCCATGAAATGGGCTTTGCCCGCCGGGTGGCCGACCGGGTCATTTTCATGGATGAAGGCCAGATCATGGAGCAGGGAACGCCGGAACACTTTTTTGTCAACCCGGAGAATGACCGGACCAAATTGTTTTTGAGCCGGATTTTGCATTAGATAGATTAATAA
Above is a genomic segment from Acetonema longum DSM 6540 containing:
- a CDS encoding amino acid ABC transporter ATP-binding protein — encoded protein: MITLQKVNKFFGRNHVLKDIELTVRTGEKLVVIGPSGSGKSTMIRCMNLLERPDSGQVLVDGVNITPADAPVNQVRQSVAMVFQQFNLYPHKTVLENLTLAPMLVKGVKKEETEETGMAFLDRVGLKEKAFAYPSQLSGGQQQRVAIARALNMHPKIMLFDEPTSALDPEMIKEVLDVMVDLANEGITMVVVTHEMGFARRVADRVIFMDEGQIMEQGTPEHFFVNPENDRTKLFLSRILH